The following are encoded in a window of Corynebacterium argentoratense DSM 44202 genomic DNA:
- the recR gene encoding recombination mediator RecR: MFEGPLQDLIDELSRLPGVGPKSAQRIAFHILHQEPEDVDRLITALDAIQTGVQFCRICCNISRQSVCRICADSGRDRSLICVVEEPKDIQVIERTGEFSGRYHVLGGALDPLAGVGPKDLSINVLLQRIGGVLKDRELADSTPEAPLYDDAPEVTEVIIATDPNTEGEATASYLARLLKDFPGLTVSRLASGMPLGGDLEFVDELTLSRALSGRHVL; this comes from the coding sequence GTGTTTGAAGGACCACTGCAGGATCTCATCGACGAACTCTCCCGACTGCCCGGCGTCGGGCCAAAAAGCGCCCAACGCATCGCATTTCACATCCTGCACCAGGAACCCGAAGACGTCGACCGCCTTATCACCGCACTCGACGCAATCCAAACCGGCGTGCAATTCTGCCGCATCTGCTGCAACATTTCCCGCCAATCCGTCTGCCGCATCTGCGCCGACAGTGGCCGCGACCGCAGCCTCATCTGCGTTGTTGAAGAACCCAAAGACATTCAAGTCATCGAACGCACAGGGGAGTTTTCCGGCCGCTACCACGTGCTTGGCGGCGCACTCGACCCACTGGCTGGTGTCGGGCCAAAAGACCTCTCCATCAATGTGTTACTGCAGCGTATCGGCGGTGTTCTTAAGGATCGCGAGCTGGCCGACTCCACCCCGGAAGCCCCACTTTATGATGATGCCCCGGAGGTCACCGAAGTAATTATCGCCACCGACCCCAACACGGAAGGCGAAGCGACGGCGTCGTATTTGGCGCGGCTGCTGAAGGATTTCCCAGGGTTGACGGTGTCGCGTTTGGCTTCCGGAATGCCGCTGGGCGGTGACCTAGAGTTCGTCGACGAGCTGACGCTGTCGAGGGCGCTGAGCGGCCGCCACGTCCTCTAG
- a CDS encoding aminotransferase class I/II-fold pyridoxal phosphate-dependent enzyme, whose translation MSASLTSMNPEELAQFTAEIKAKYEEFKAQNLSLDLTRGKPSSEQLDFSDDLLALPGKGNFTASDGTDCRNYGGLTGIKDIREIYAELMNCDINNVYCGDASSLNIEFDLISFAYMFGTPDSPRPWKDEASIKWICPVPGYDRHHTITEHFGFEMVTVPMLEDGPDMDAVRELVKDPTVKGMWNVPTFGNPTGVSYSEDVCRQLAEMDTAAPDFRMLWDNAYAVHTLTDEFPPVHDVLAMSEAAGNPNRFWAFTSTSKITFAGSGVSFLISSKGNLDWYAKHANVRGIGPNKINQLAHAKFFGDAEGVRAIMRKHAGSLAPKFNRVLDILDERLGGRDVATWTKPEGGYFISLDVVDGTASRVVELAKEAGIALTGAGSTFPLKQDPNDRNIRLAPSLPPVEELEIAMDGVATCVLLAAAEKLAN comes from the coding sequence ATGTCAGCATCGCTCACAAGCATGAACCCGGAGGAGCTCGCCCAGTTCACCGCCGAGATCAAGGCCAAATACGAGGAATTCAAAGCACAGAACCTCTCCCTTGACCTCACCCGCGGCAAGCCCAGCTCAGAACAACTGGACTTCTCCGATGACTTGCTGGCACTGCCGGGCAAAGGTAACTTCACCGCCTCCGACGGAACCGACTGCCGCAACTACGGTGGGCTCACCGGTATCAAAGACATTCGCGAGATCTACGCAGAGCTGATGAACTGCGACATTAACAATGTTTACTGTGGCGACGCATCGTCGCTGAACATTGAGTTCGACCTCATCTCCTTCGCTTACATGTTCGGCACCCCGGATTCGCCTCGCCCATGGAAGGACGAGGCAAGCATCAAGTGGATCTGCCCCGTACCCGGCTACGACCGCCACCACACCATCACCGAGCACTTCGGCTTCGAAATGGTCACCGTCCCGATGCTCGAGGACGGCCCAGACATGGACGCCGTGCGTGAACTCGTCAAAGACCCCACGGTCAAGGGCATGTGGAACGTTCCCACCTTCGGCAACCCCACCGGCGTGAGCTACAGCGAAGACGTCTGCCGCCAGCTTGCGGAAATGGACACGGCAGCGCCGGACTTCCGGATGCTGTGGGACAACGCCTACGCAGTGCACACCCTGACCGACGAGTTCCCTCCGGTCCACGATGTTCTCGCCATGTCAGAGGCTGCCGGTAACCCCAACCGCTTCTGGGCATTCACCTCCACCTCGAAGATCACCTTCGCAGGTTCGGGCGTGTCCTTCCTCATCTCCTCCAAGGGCAACCTCGATTGGTACGCCAAGCACGCCAACGTTCGCGGCATCGGCCCGAACAAGATCAACCAGCTGGCACACGCCAAGTTCTTCGGCGACGCCGAGGGCGTGCGCGCAATCATGCGCAAGCATGCGGGTTCCTTGGCGCCGAAGTTCAACCGCGTTCTCGACATTCTCGATGAGCGCCTGGGTGGGCGCGACGTCGCAACCTGGACCAAGCCGGAGGGCGGCTACTTCATCTCCCTGGACGTCGTCGATGGCACCGCCTCCCGCGTCGTTGAGTTGGCGAAGGAAGCCGGCATTGCCCTGACTGGCGCTGGCTCCACCTTCCCCCTCAAGCAGGATCCCAACGACCGCAACATCCGACTCGCCCCCTCCCTGCCCCCGGTAGAGGAGCTCGAGATCGCTATGGATGGTGTCGCAACGTGCGTTCTGTTGGCCGCCGCTGAAAAGCTCGCCAACTAG
- a CDS encoding suppressor of fused domain protein translates to MNWEETAYWVDGLLPGTPSIEVRSGFHIGITTTAAQDNDAATAAASPASGQQSPAGDTIAVTLDFSNIDTGLEHEGRDVRCELLAVAHQPDIRTHLVTVASRLRDTAPHEPAQPGTLLPHALPATSTPHVLLVVPWVWNGPVPQLDEPERLTLMLQVLPLTQAEYDYAITYGVPALQESIAQQGIDILDLARGNG, encoded by the coding sequence GTGAACTGGGAAGAGACCGCCTACTGGGTTGATGGGTTGCTGCCTGGCACCCCATCAATCGAGGTCCGCAGCGGATTCCACATCGGAATCACCACGACTGCTGCGCAGGATAATGACGCCGCGACCGCAGCGGCATCACCTGCCTCCGGGCAGCAATCTCCCGCGGGCGACACCATCGCCGTCACCCTTGATTTTTCAAACATCGACACCGGGCTGGAACACGAAGGACGGGACGTGCGCTGCGAACTGCTCGCGGTCGCCCACCAACCCGACATACGCACCCACCTGGTCACAGTCGCCAGCCGACTCCGCGACACCGCGCCCCATGAGCCTGCTCAACCCGGAACGCTCCTGCCTCACGCGCTGCCCGCGACGTCAACACCCCATGTGCTCCTTGTGGTGCCATGGGTATGGAACGGGCCCGTGCCCCAACTCGATGAACCAGAGCGACTGACGCTCATGCTGCAAGTGCTCCCCCTGACACAAGCCGAATACGACTACGCCATCACCTACGGTGTGCCCGCGCTGCAAGAAAGCATCGCGCAGCAGGGCATCGACATCCTTGACCTTGCCCGCGGCAACGGCTAA
- a CDS encoding YbaB/EbfC family nucleoid-associated protein → MTQPDMNQLIQQAQQMQAQLQAAQQEILNSSVEGEAGNGLVKVTMHGNGTISDVRIDPQVVDPEDIDTLQDLITGALQDAHTKVSKLAEEKMGPLSKGFGNDALGGLF, encoded by the coding sequence ATGACTCAGCCCGATATGAACCAGCTCATCCAGCAGGCCCAGCAGATGCAGGCCCAGTTGCAGGCCGCACAACAGGAAATCCTCAACTCCAGCGTCGAAGGCGAAGCCGGCAACGGCCTCGTAAAGGTCACCATGCACGGCAACGGCACCATCAGCGACGTACGCATCGACCCCCAGGTCGTCGACCCCGAAGACATCGACACCCTCCAGGACCTCATCACCGGCGCACTCCAGGACGCACACACCAAGGTGTCCAAGCTCGCCGAAGAAAAGATGGGCCCCCTGTCCAAGGGCTTCGGCAACGACGCACTCGGCGGACTGTTCTAA
- a CDS encoding DNA polymerase III subunit gamma and tau produces MALYRKYRPASFGEVVGQEHVTTPLSAALDSGRINHAYLFSGPRGCGKTSSARIMARSLNCVDGPTSTPCGKCPSCVSLAPGGPGNLDVTELDAASHRGVDDMRDLRDRAFYAPADSRYRVFIIDEAHMITNEGFNALLKIVEEPPEHLIFIFATTEPDKVIPTIRSRTHHYPFRLLTPPDMRGLLQRTCEAEGVRVDDAVFPLIIRAGGGSPRDSLSILDQLLAGAGDEGLSYEMAVPLLGVTDFSLIDAAVAALSARDYAGMFGAINDVINAGHDPRRFATDLLDRLRDLMVLQVVPDAVAAGLIDVPEDYVPTLQQQAQAFAPGALSWLAGELNSGIDDLKGATSPRLLLEVLFAKMLAGKSAAVAAVGNAAGAARATAQAATAPASGASAPGGSAIGAAGAGPGAIPDNMPGAAILRRRMGLAEPAQQEQPAQKQPPAKPAPERMPAEKPAVAPKPAQADAPKPAQPGQEGQPTQTAPAAQKPAEHTPAEQVQQPEQPQPEQKQAEQVQPEQSQPAEDLLQTLNTKWAHIRSLISNKNAVAGILLAEAKIVGINGDTVLIGNNTGALVQRLNASSNNDVIAEVVSAELGQQVSVECVVGTHPRQAGGDSAPQPAAQPARTQQSPQAEEPAEKPAEKSEEKPEEKPSEGQTTAAQWAAPAAKPSKAEQPEAQDNLPRWKQAAARGNAKLRNQQTFGDGVPLPPEPDDPYGYPPDESMPGGFNTPAQPKAAASNPQVEAQPNPRDVNTPQPDAPPNTAPPQQHTNPADTRDSEEEELIREAQDAGSYDRRDAKAVAMDLLAKELGARPL; encoded by the coding sequence GTGGCTTTATACCGTAAATACCGCCCGGCATCCTTCGGGGAAGTTGTCGGCCAGGAGCATGTAACCACCCCACTATCCGCAGCGCTCGATAGTGGGCGAATCAACCACGCCTACCTGTTCTCCGGCCCGCGCGGCTGCGGCAAAACATCCTCAGCCCGCATCATGGCGCGCTCCCTGAACTGCGTCGACGGGCCGACCTCAACCCCCTGCGGCAAGTGCCCCTCCTGCGTGTCGCTCGCCCCGGGCGGCCCCGGCAACCTGGACGTCACCGAATTGGACGCCGCCAGCCACCGCGGCGTCGACGACATGCGTGACCTCCGCGACCGGGCGTTTTACGCTCCGGCGGATTCCCGCTACCGCGTCTTCATCATCGACGAGGCGCACATGATCACCAACGAAGGCTTCAACGCCCTGCTGAAGATCGTGGAGGAACCACCAGAGCACCTCATCTTTATCTTCGCCACCACGGAGCCGGACAAGGTCATCCCTACCATCCGCTCCCGTACCCACCACTACCCATTCCGCCTGCTCACCCCGCCCGATATGCGCGGTCTATTGCAGCGCACGTGCGAGGCCGAAGGCGTGCGCGTCGATGATGCCGTCTTCCCCCTCATCATTCGCGCAGGCGGCGGTTCCCCCCGTGACTCCCTGTCCATCCTGGACCAGTTACTTGCCGGCGCGGGGGACGAGGGACTGAGCTACGAAATGGCCGTCCCACTGCTCGGCGTCACTGACTTTTCGCTTATTGACGCCGCGGTTGCTGCACTGTCCGCACGCGACTACGCAGGAATGTTCGGCGCCATCAATGACGTCATCAACGCAGGCCACGACCCCCGACGCTTCGCCACAGACCTACTGGATCGCCTCCGGGATTTGATGGTGCTACAGGTCGTACCAGATGCAGTCGCCGCAGGGCTAATCGACGTGCCTGAAGACTACGTACCCACCCTCCAACAACAAGCCCAGGCGTTCGCGCCGGGCGCGTTGTCATGGTTGGCTGGCGAGCTTAACTCCGGCATCGACGACTTGAAGGGCGCGACCTCTCCGCGCTTATTGCTGGAAGTGCTGTTTGCAAAGATGCTCGCTGGTAAGAGCGCGGCGGTCGCTGCTGTGGGCAATGCGGCGGGCGCTGCTAGAGCTACAGCTCAGGCGGCAACCGCGCCTGCGTCTGGGGCATCTGCACCCGGTGGCTCAGCCATTGGTGCTGCTGGAGCTGGGCCGGGTGCCATCCCCGATAACATGCCTGGGGCCGCCATCCTCCGACGCCGCATGGGGCTGGCTGAGCCTGCACAGCAAGAACAACCTGCCCAGAAACAACCGCCGGCTAAGCCTGCACCCGAGCGCATGCCAGCCGAGAAGCCAGCTGTTGCGCCGAAGCCCGCGCAGGCCGACGCCCCAAAGCCCGCCCAACCCGGGCAGGAAGGGCAACCCACGCAGACTGCGCCCGCCGCACAGAAACCTGCCGAGCACACGCCTGCCGAGCAGGTGCAGCAGCCTGAGCAGCCGCAACCTGAGCAGAAGCAGGCGGAGCAAGTGCAGCCTGAGCAGTCGCAGCCTGCAGAAGACCTGCTTCAGACGCTGAACACCAAGTGGGCACACATCCGCTCACTGATCAGCAACAAAAATGCTGTCGCCGGCATCCTGCTGGCAGAGGCAAAAATCGTTGGAATCAATGGTGACACGGTGCTGATCGGGAATAACACTGGTGCCCTGGTGCAACGCCTCAACGCCTCCAGTAACAATGACGTGATCGCCGAGGTCGTCTCTGCAGAACTCGGGCAGCAAGTCAGCGTCGAATGCGTGGTGGGCACCCACCCCCGGCAGGCGGGCGGGGATAGCGCCCCCCAGCCCGCCGCCCAACCCGCGCGCACGCAACAATCGCCACAGGCAGAGGAACCAGCAGAGAAGCCGGCCGAAAAGTCCGAAGAAAAGCCGGAAGAAAAACCATCAGAGGGGCAAACAACTGCTGCCCAGTGGGCGGCACCCGCGGCAAAACCCTCCAAGGCTGAGCAGCCAGAGGCACAAGACAACCTGCCCCGCTGGAAACAAGCCGCCGCCCGCGGCAATGCCAAACTACGTAACCAACAAACCTTCGGCGACGGTGTACCCTTGCCACCCGAACCAGACGACCCCTACGGCTACCCGCCGGATGAATCCATGCCCGGTGGATTCAATACCCCCGCACAGCCGAAAGCAGCCGCCAGCAACCCGCAGGTCGAAGCACAACCGAACCCCCGCGACGTCAACACCCCACAACCCGACGCCCCGCCCAACACCGCACCCCCACAGCAACACACCAACCCCGCGGACACTAGGGACAGCGAAGAAGAAGAACTCATCCGAGAAGCCCAAGACGCCGGCAGCTACGACCGGCGCGACGCAAAAGCAGTCGCCATGGACCTACTCGCCAAAGAACTAGGCGCCCGCCCGCTCTAA
- a CDS encoding type 1 glutamine amidotransferase translates to MLTIGLVLPDVLGTYGDDGNALVLRQRARMRGIDAEVKQLRYGDAIPESLDIYTVGGGEDTAQILAAQHLAADGGLKRASEAGRPILAICAGLQVLGTNFRAAGRMVDGLGLIDATTSSLGKRTIGEVASIPLIDGLTAPLTGFENHMGATILGSDASPLGRLTRGVGNCDAHGSRSPDDVGVEGATQGSIIATYMHGPALARNPELADLLLARAMGVAVDELAPLDIDCVDQLRKERLR, encoded by the coding sequence ATGTTAACCATCGGACTGGTCCTACCGGACGTGTTGGGCACCTATGGCGACGATGGCAATGCCCTGGTGTTGCGTCAGCGTGCGCGGATGCGTGGCATCGACGCGGAAGTCAAGCAGCTGCGCTACGGCGATGCGATACCAGAGTCCTTAGACATCTACACCGTGGGTGGTGGCGAAGACACTGCCCAAATTTTGGCGGCACAACACTTGGCTGCTGACGGTGGTTTGAAGCGCGCATCCGAGGCTGGGCGCCCAATCCTAGCGATCTGTGCTGGACTGCAGGTGCTTGGAACTAATTTCCGCGCCGCAGGGCGCATGGTTGATGGGCTGGGGTTGATTGACGCCACGACCTCCTCTTTGGGCAAACGCACCATTGGCGAGGTTGCATCAATACCCCTCATTGATGGTTTGACGGCGCCGCTGACGGGTTTTGAAAACCATATGGGCGCGACCATTTTGGGGTCGGATGCGTCACCGCTGGGTAGGTTGACCCGCGGCGTCGGCAATTGTGACGCCCATGGTTCGCGTAGCCCCGACGATGTTGGTGTAGAGGGTGCGACGCAGGGCAGCATCATCGCAACCTATATGCACGGCCCTGCGCTTGCCCGCAACCCAGAGTTGGCGGATCTGCTGCTTGCCCGCGCAATGGGGGTTGCTGTCGACGAGTTGGCGCCGTTGGACATTGACTGTGTTGATCAGCTGCGCAAGGAGCGCCTGCGCTAG